The following are encoded in a window of Solibacillus sp. FSL R7-0668 genomic DNA:
- a CDS encoding glucosaminidase domain-containing protein yields the protein MALIRKIFLATLFLGAIFGLIFFGLIHFLTPSTNTATPQPLEESPSVEEFIGKIAETARKLGADNDLYASVMIAQAILESKSGQSGLAASPNYNLFGIKGQYQNDSVILETQEDDGTGNMTTIQAEFRKYASYEESLKDYVNLLRNGVSWNKQFYTSVFKSNTASYKDATHFLTGTYATDSKYNEKLNALIAQYDLVQYDKPIQSKKTVQVEDGDSLTQIAEAHQVKVTSIKQWNQLNSNYIEAGQTLNIYY from the coding sequence ATGGCATTGATACGAAAAATTTTCCTCGCTACCCTTTTTCTTGGTGCCATTTTTGGGCTTATATTTTTCGGACTTATCCATTTTTTAACTCCATCAACGAACACAGCTACTCCGCAACCGCTTGAGGAAAGCCCTTCTGTTGAGGAATTTATAGGTAAAATTGCAGAAACCGCGCGCAAGCTTGGTGCAGACAACGATTTATATGCATCCGTTATGATTGCACAGGCTATTCTTGAGAGTAAAAGCGGACAAAGTGGACTCGCAGCATCGCCAAACTATAATTTATTTGGCATCAAGGGACAATATCAAAACGATTCGGTCATCCTCGAAACGCAAGAAGATGATGGCACAGGCAATATGACAACGATTCAAGCTGAATTCCGCAAGTATGCTTCCTATGAAGAATCTTTAAAAGATTATGTCAACTTACTTCGAAACGGGGTCTCTTGGAATAAGCAATTTTATACGAGCGTATTCAAAAGCAACACCGCTTCTTATAAGGATGCGACCCACTTCTTAACAGGCACCTACGCCACAGATTCCAAATACAATGAAAAGCTGAACGCGCTCATTGCCCAATATGACTTAGTGCAATATGACAAACCGATTCAAAGTAAAAAGACGGTACAAGTTGAAGATGGCGATTCCCTAACGCAAATTGCGGAAGCTCATCAAGTTAAAGTCACTTCCATTAAGCAATGGAATCAACTAAACTCCAATTATATTGAAGCTGGACAAACGTTAAATATTTATTATTAG
- a CDS encoding metallophosphoesterase family protein translates to MSKFAIISDIHGNLTALEAVLNDIAKRDVDQIFCLGDLVGKGPRGSECIALVKKYCDKVIYGNWEVFMRDEIDNDVIKWMQSQLTDEDYAYLAALPFFIDFELNGKLIRCFHASPRSVFERIAPEHHSKEACLSLFDNSEETNSLHKDRTPDMVFYGDIHMTLLRSYDTKILCNVGSVGLDLVDATYVILEGSFGANAIQFVRVPYDRAAELQAARELGMVGYEQYYEEIMYDEVMKAKQ, encoded by the coding sequence TTGTCGAAGTTTGCAATCATTTCAGATATACATGGCAATTTAACGGCACTTGAGGCAGTATTAAACGATATTGCGAAGCGTGATGTGGATCAAATTTTTTGTTTAGGCGATTTAGTTGGAAAGGGGCCACGTGGTTCGGAATGTATCGCGCTTGTGAAAAAATATTGTGACAAGGTGATTTACGGCAACTGGGAAGTATTTATGCGTGATGAAATTGATAATGACGTCATTAAGTGGATGCAAAGTCAACTAACAGATGAAGATTATGCGTATTTAGCTGCATTACCTTTTTTTATAGACTTTGAGTTAAACGGCAAGCTCATTCGTTGTTTCCATGCATCACCGCGCAGTGTATTTGAGCGGATTGCACCGGAGCATCATTCAAAAGAGGCATGCTTATCATTATTTGACAATAGTGAAGAAACTAATTCACTGCATAAAGACCGCACGCCGGATATGGTATTTTACGGGGACATTCATATGACATTGTTAAGAAGCTATGATACGAAGATTTTGTGTAATGTAGGCAGCGTTGGCTTAGATCTCGTCGATGCAACATATGTTATTTTGGAAGGGTCTTTTGGTGCAAATGCGATTCAATTTGTTCGCGTTCCATATGACCGAGCAGCTGAATTACAAGCGGCACGTGAGCTTGGCATGGTTGGCTATGAGCAATACTATGAGGAAATTATGTATGATGAGGTGATGAAGGCGAAGCAGTAA
- a CDS encoding LLM class flavin-dependent oxidoreductase, with the protein MENYRINEKNGMEFGIYTLGDHIPNPLTGSRISAQARIQEIIETSKFAEQAGIDVFAVGESHQQYFATQAHSVVLAAIAQATSKIKLASSATVLSVADPVRVYEDFATLDLISSGRAEIVAGRGSRVGAHELFGVSLRDYEEIFEDKLALLKQLNDKQIINYEGKFRAPLNNAHILPQPLNGSLPIWRAVGGPPESAIKAGKMGIPMMLTTLGGPAIAFAPSVDAYREAADRSGHDASKLPIATASLFYVAETEAEALEGMYPHLNGGMQAIRGQGYPRGQFEAATSVTDALMVGSTNQIIEKLHYQYELYGMQRFMAQIDFGGIPIEKVMKNIEIIGNDIIPAVKKFTAK; encoded by the coding sequence ATGGAAAACTATCGAATTAACGAAAAAAACGGCATGGAGTTTGGCATTTACACATTAGGTGACCATATCCCAAATCCATTAACAGGCTCACGTATCTCCGCACAGGCGCGGATTCAGGAGATTATCGAAACGAGTAAGTTCGCGGAACAAGCGGGCATTGACGTCTTTGCTGTCGGTGAAAGTCATCAGCAGTACTTCGCAACGCAAGCCCATTCCGTTGTGCTTGCGGCAATCGCTCAGGCAACTTCAAAAATCAAGCTGGCGAGCTCGGCAACGGTTTTGAGTGTCGCCGATCCGGTACGTGTGTATGAGGATTTTGCGACGCTAGATTTAATCTCTAGTGGACGGGCAGAAATCGTTGCAGGTCGCGGTTCTCGTGTCGGGGCGCATGAATTATTCGGTGTGAGCTTACGCGACTATGAAGAAATTTTTGAAGATAAGCTTGCATTATTAAAGCAATTAAATGACAAACAAATCATCAATTATGAAGGCAAATTCCGCGCACCTTTAAACAATGCGCATATTTTACCTCAGCCACTCAATGGGTCTCTACCGATTTGGCGTGCAGTTGGTGGCCCTCCTGAAAGTGCCATTAAAGCGGGGAAAATGGGCATTCCGATGATGCTAACAACATTAGGCGGCCCTGCTATAGCATTCGCTCCCTCTGTCGATGCCTACCGTGAAGCAGCAGACCGCAGTGGACATGATGCGTCGAAACTGCCGATTGCCACAGCGAGCTTATTTTATGTAGCGGAAACAGAGGCGGAAGCATTAGAAGGCATGTACCCACACTTAAACGGTGGGATGCAGGCTATTCGCGGACAAGGCTACCCACGTGGACAATTCGAGGCAGCTACTTCTGTAACAGACGCACTCATGGTCGGCTCAACGAATCAAATTATTGAAAAGTTGCACTACCAATATGAGCTATATGGCATGCAACGCTTCATGGCACAAATTGACTTTGGCGGGATACCTATTGAAAAAGTAATGAAAAATATTGAGATTATCGGCAATGACATTATTCCAGCGGTGAAGAAGTTTACGGCGAAATAG
- a CDS encoding S-layer homology domain-containing protein: protein MVIIKKAGVLLSATALSVGLLAPMASASMLGIERMETLPIQVAQTNTTVTKSDLMKRFRALFPNEFPNVTEKDFRMGTGFSHPKDSTVRYELNFSKNIDNQYIYGSFTFVGESLELEQFHYQPINSKDVLFPAKYSKVEAQKVATKFIEKFDKSGGYELVPNEYNYYSSSILTQPVQYSFTFTKKKSGIPISDQSISISVLGDGTVTSYYKNQDVTDNLTYDDPSKKQSETVSAKRIQDALNAQLSYKINTDNTTGDHTVKLVYQPNSEVTSGVHALTGEWLTPEGLSSTISNQKITPIVTKPLAAKQPNLTLEQAQAMAEKLLATDEPGVKLTIESIEEKIMETGKAVYNIQYMYRYRNGGTGTELIIDKATGEIINYSDIKSSLKELDNDSNKKVELTRQQAVEKAIAYVKEWVPSYAHRYALPVSGSFYQEYNDSYYFTFPRIVNGLTVEGDQISVSIDAETGDLLSLFVNAYDDIEWPAAKDILTQQEASKLLKEQLKLELQYVNHPKVGNEQHYSLAYQPIFKEGAYAVIDAKTGEWLDAFGMASSNKPTIEHPTAAEELNYLIHTGILEIDKTFNPDAPVTKEEALKILLKSVTYMYFDSSFNEHETTNKSFSDIAPDNSLYPFVTRALKIGMLDASTKTFNAAASLSNQELAKWVIGSLKLDKVAQYSDIYALNYSDAAQVDKELRGYVALAYAMGLLEAENNQLKPKSEVTYAQLAQVTIRLAHMMNEYQIENY from the coding sequence ATGGTAATTATTAAAAAGGCGGGTGTATTGTTATCTGCAACAGCGCTATCTGTTGGCTTATTAGCACCAATGGCAAGCGCCTCAATGTTAGGTATTGAGCGTATGGAGACATTGCCAATACAAGTCGCGCAAACGAATACAACGGTAACAAAAAGTGATTTAATGAAGCGTTTTCGAGCGCTATTTCCAAATGAGTTTCCAAATGTAACTGAAAAAGATTTTCGTATGGGGACAGGCTTCTCGCATCCTAAAGACTCTACGGTGCGTTATGAACTTAATTTCTCAAAGAACATTGATAATCAATATATATATGGAAGCTTTACATTCGTTGGAGAATCGTTAGAGTTAGAACAATTTCATTATCAACCAATAAATTCAAAGGATGTATTGTTCCCAGCAAAATATTCAAAAGTAGAAGCGCAAAAAGTAGCGACTAAGTTTATTGAAAAGTTTGATAAAAGTGGAGGGTACGAGCTTGTACCAAATGAATACAATTATTATTCATCATCTATTTTGACGCAGCCCGTTCAATATTCGTTTACGTTTACGAAGAAAAAGTCTGGTATACCAATTTCAGATCAGTCTATTAGTATAAGTGTATTAGGGGATGGCACAGTAACATCTTATTATAAAAATCAAGATGTAACAGATAATTTAACGTATGATGATCCGTCCAAGAAGCAAAGTGAAACAGTCAGTGCCAAACGTATACAGGATGCATTAAATGCGCAGTTGTCATACAAGATTAACACAGATAATACAACAGGGGATCACACAGTAAAGCTTGTTTATCAGCCGAATAGCGAGGTTACATCAGGTGTACATGCTCTTACGGGGGAATGGCTCACACCAGAAGGACTATCTTCTACGATATCAAATCAAAAGATTACACCGATTGTGACGAAACCATTAGCGGCAAAACAGCCGAATTTAACATTAGAGCAGGCACAAGCGATGGCGGAAAAGTTGCTTGCAACAGATGAGCCTGGTGTAAAATTAACGATTGAGTCTATTGAAGAAAAAATAATGGAGACGGGTAAGGCCGTATATAATATTCAATATATGTATCGCTATAGAAATGGTGGGACAGGCACAGAATTAATAATTGATAAAGCAACAGGGGAGATTATTAATTATAGTGATATTAAAAGTAGCCTCAAGGAACTAGATAATGATAGTAATAAAAAAGTAGAATTAACACGACAACAGGCAGTAGAAAAGGCGATTGCATATGTAAAAGAATGGGTACCTTCTTATGCACATCGATATGCATTACCAGTATCTGGGTCATTTTACCAGGAGTACAATGACAGTTATTACTTTACGTTCCCACGTATTGTAAATGGTTTAACGGTAGAAGGAGACCAAATCTCAGTAAGTATCGATGCAGAAACCGGTGATTTATTAAGTTTGTTTGTGAACGCGTATGATGATATCGAGTGGCCAGCAGCGAAAGATATTTTGACACAACAAGAAGCTTCAAAGTTATTGAAAGAACAGTTAAAGCTGGAGTTACAATATGTAAACCATCCAAAAGTAGGAAATGAGCAACATTATAGCTTAGCATATCAACCGATTTTCAAAGAAGGCGCGTATGCGGTCATTGATGCCAAAACAGGGGAATGGTTAGATGCATTTGGTATGGCAAGCTCAAATAAGCCGACAATCGAGCATCCAACAGCTGCGGAGGAATTAAATTATTTAATTCATACAGGTATTTTAGAAATAGATAAAACATTCAATCCAGATGCGCCCGTGACAAAAGAGGAAGCGCTAAAAATATTACTGAAATCTGTAACATATATGTATTTTGATTCTAGTTTTAATGAGCATGAAACGACGAATAAATCGTTTTCGGACATTGCCCCAGATAATTCTTTATATCCATTTGTAACACGTGCATTGAAAATAGGCATGCTTGATGCGTCTACTAAAACGTTCAATGCGGCTGCATCCCTTTCAAATCAGGAACTAGCAAAATGGGTAATTGGCTCACTGAAGCTAGATAAAGTAGCGCAATATAGCGATATATATGCGTTAAATTACAGTGATGCAGCACAAGTAGATAAGGAACTACGTGGCTATGTCGCATTAGCGTATGCAATGGGATTACTTGAAGCGGAAAATAATCAGCTAAAGCCAAAAAGTGAAGTAACGTATGCACAATTAGCACAAGTGACCATTCGTTTAGCCCATATGATGAACGAATATCAGATTGAAAACTATTAA
- a CDS encoding carbon starvation CstA family protein — protein sequence MYTLLGSIALLIVGYIVYGKFIEKVFIVNDATPTPAYTKADNLDYMPMPAWKGWTIQLLNIAGLGPIYGAIAGALYGPVAMIWIVFGCIFAGAVHDYFAGMLSLRHGGAQFPALVQRYLGKVMRVFTDIVSVVLMVLVAAAFTAGPAAVLSSKLGITFMTALIAIFIYFLLAAILPINQIIGRIYPIFGAVLIVMAGAVLVALVTSGIAIPEVSLTNMHPNDLPVWPLLMVTISCGAISGFHSTQSPIISRTIKKESEGRKVFFGAMIGEGVIALIWCAAGMSFYGGTEGLLPKIAEIGAGGVVDEISYALLGTFGSILAILGIVILPITTGDTSLRSARMIVLDFLGSRLPKSSSATAILATVAVAAPAFFLSTIDYQFLWRYVGMTNQMVATVMLWVAASYLLKTGKFHWIAGLPALFMTSVVFVYLMVAPEGFALAYDTGVIIGLSFTVLVAFIYIYQIFKHKAFTNPVFLTEK from the coding sequence ATGTATACACTTCTTGGTTCGATTGCTCTATTAATTGTAGGGTATATCGTTTATGGAAAGTTTATTGAAAAGGTGTTTATTGTTAATGATGCAACACCGACACCAGCTTATACAAAAGCTGATAACTTAGATTATATGCCGATGCCTGCTTGGAAAGGCTGGACGATTCAATTATTAAATATCGCAGGGCTTGGTCCGATTTACGGGGCGATTGCAGGTGCACTATATGGACCTGTTGCAATGATTTGGATTGTATTTGGTTGTATTTTTGCCGGAGCCGTTCATGACTATTTTGCTGGGATGTTATCGCTGCGTCATGGAGGCGCACAATTCCCTGCACTTGTTCAACGTTATTTAGGTAAAGTAATGCGCGTATTCACGGATATCGTTTCAGTTGTATTAATGGTTTTAGTAGCAGCTGCCTTTACTGCAGGGCCTGCCGCTGTTCTTTCGTCAAAATTAGGAATTACATTTATGACAGCACTTATTGCGATTTTCATATACTTCTTATTAGCAGCCATTTTACCAATCAATCAAATTATTGGTCGTATTTATCCAATCTTTGGTGCCGTATTAATCGTTATGGCCGGTGCGGTATTAGTAGCACTTGTCACTTCAGGTATTGCGATTCCTGAGGTTTCTTTAACAAATATGCATCCAAATGATTTACCAGTTTGGCCATTATTAATGGTAACCATTTCTTGTGGTGCAATCTCTGGTTTCCACTCTACGCAAAGCCCGATTATTTCAAGAACCATCAAGAAAGAATCTGAGGGTCGCAAAGTCTTCTTCGGTGCCATGATTGGTGAAGGTGTGATCGCGTTAATCTGGTGTGCAGCTGGTATGAGTTTTTACGGCGGTACTGAAGGTTTATTACCAAAAATCGCCGAAATTGGTGCAGGTGGCGTAGTAGACGAAATTTCATATGCTTTACTTGGAACATTCGGTAGTATTTTAGCCATTTTAGGGATTGTCATCTTACCGATTACAACAGGTGATACGTCATTACGTTCTGCACGTATGATCGTATTAGACTTTTTAGGCTCTCGTTTACCAAAAAGCAGTAGCGCAACAGCGATTTTAGCAACCGTTGCCGTAGCAGCACCTGCTTTCTTCTTATCAACAATTGATTATCAATTCTTATGGCGTTATGTAGGGATGACCAATCAAATGGTTGCGACCGTGATGCTTTGGGTGGCCGCCTCGTATTTATTAAAAACAGGCAAGTTCCACTGGATTGCAGGTTTACCCGCTCTATTCATGACTTCTGTCGTCTTTGTTTACTTAATGGTCGCACCAGAAGGATTTGCCCTAGCTTATGATACAGGTGTCATCATTGGTTTAAGCTTCACTGTCCTAGTTGCGTTCATTTATATTTATCAAATCTTTAAACATAAAGCATTTACAAATCCAGTATTTTTAACAGAAAAATAA
- a CDS encoding GNAT family N-acetyltransferase has translation MLTIRQIDRKHYPTGKQVFYRYTSEKYYDIEIEKHQHGWNFSLTEKDFDRPFEKNLEEELFDAHNKEAGVFVCEINGQECGVIALQKMEWNNTLLIHNLYVELQFKRQGIGTALFAFAKKQAHEMGVRMITLETQTCNYPAIQFYLKNGFQLVGLNLASYSNEDRKNKEVRIEMGYFMDACL, from the coding sequence ATGTTAACGATTCGCCAAATTGATAGAAAACATTATCCAACGGGAAAACAGGTCTTTTATCGGTATACATCCGAAAAATATTATGATATTGAGATAGAAAAGCACCAACACGGCTGGAACTTTTCATTAACGGAAAAGGATTTTGATCGCCCATTTGAAAAAAATTTGGAAGAGGAGCTATTTGACGCCCATAATAAAGAAGCAGGCGTTTTTGTATGTGAAATCAATGGTCAGGAATGTGGCGTTATTGCTCTTCAAAAGATGGAATGGAATAATACATTGCTTATACATAATTTATACGTAGAGTTACAATTTAAACGGCAGGGCATTGGGACAGCTTTATTTGCGTTCGCTAAAAAGCAGGCACACGAAATGGGTGTCAGAATGATAACGCTGGAAACACAAACGTGCAATTATCCTGCTATTCAGTTCTATTTGAAGAATGGTTTTCAGCTCGTTGGTTTGAACTTAGCTTCGTATTCGAATGAAGATAGGAAGAACAAGGAAGTTCGTATCGAAATGGGCTATTTTATGGATGCTTGCTTATAA
- a CDS encoding M48 family metallopeptidase, whose protein sequence is MKKKWGLLAVLAFGLYVVAMYVYFFHSPNSGIPAELKGTVADPSTFLTAQEMVLSQDLSKIRNFLFFIATPFEWLLYFVILITGTSRLFAGGDTEKKWAIWRNASYVFLLSLLLFVLQFPLDYYRYKLSKSYGISTQLFSSWMRDNVIDFWMSFGMSVIIFTVLYWLIKKSPKRWWLSAWALTVPFSLFLMFIQPVVIDPIYNDFTPLKDKALEEKILSLAAQANIPSEHVYEVNMSEKTNALNAYVTGIGENSRIVLWDTTLNRLTDEEILFIMAHEMGHYVVKDVYLNITVYLLMTLIGLWLIAKIMPRVIHRFGPLLNIKQMSNIHSLPLFLLISSFLLFFSSPLSNAVSRYQEVRADDYAMELIDNPEVAISTFQQLTKVGLGEVNPPALVKWFRYTHPPMLERINHLAEQAEEE, encoded by the coding sequence ATTAAGAAAAAATGGGGTTTACTAGCTGTCCTAGCATTTGGTTTATACGTTGTGGCGATGTATGTTTACTTTTTTCATAGTCCAAACAGTGGGATACCTGCCGAGCTAAAAGGAACGGTAGCAGATCCAAGTACTTTTCTAACAGCGCAGGAAATGGTATTAAGTCAGGATTTATCCAAAATAAGAAATTTCTTATTTTTTATTGCCACGCCGTTTGAGTGGTTGCTTTACTTTGTGATTTTGATTACGGGTACCTCACGTTTGTTCGCAGGAGGGGATACCGAAAAGAAATGGGCGATTTGGAGAAATGCGTCGTATGTATTTTTGCTATCCTTGCTCTTGTTCGTTCTCCAATTTCCACTAGATTATTACCGCTATAAGCTGAGTAAAAGCTATGGCATTAGTACGCAGCTTTTTTCCTCGTGGATGCGGGATAATGTGATTGATTTTTGGATGAGTTTTGGAATGTCGGTAATCATCTTCACGGTTCTTTATTGGCTCATTAAAAAAAGTCCGAAAAGATGGTGGCTCTCTGCATGGGCGCTTACGGTTCCATTTTCACTTTTCCTTATGTTCATCCAACCCGTCGTTATTGACCCGATATACAATGATTTCACGCCACTTAAAGATAAAGCATTGGAGGAGAAAATTCTTTCACTTGCAGCACAAGCAAATATTCCTTCAGAGCATGTCTATGAAGTGAACATGTCGGAGAAGACCAACGCTTTAAATGCGTATGTGACAGGAATTGGGGAAAACTCGAGGATTGTGCTGTGGGACACGACATTGAATCGGTTAACAGATGAAGAAATTCTGTTTATTATGGCACATGAGATGGGGCATTACGTCGTTAAGGACGTGTATTTAAATATCACGGTCTATTTGCTGATGACGCTCATTGGGCTATGGCTCATTGCAAAAATTATGCCTCGAGTGATTCATCGTTTTGGACCACTTTTAAATATTAAGCAAATGAGCAATATTCATTCATTGCCATTGTTTTTATTGATTTCATCTTTTCTACTATTTTTCTCAAGCCCGTTGTCCAATGCGGTTTCACGCTATCAGGAGGTTCGCGCCGACGATTATGCAATGGAACTAATCGACAATCCCGAGGTCGCGATTTCGACGTTTCAACAGTTGACTAAAGTGGGCCTTGGCGAAGTAAACCCACCAGCACTAGTCAAATGGTTTCGCTACACGCATCCGCCAATGTTGGAAAGAATCAATCATCTAGCCGAACAGGCGGAAGAAGAATAG
- a CDS encoding ABC transporter permease yields the protein MMYLIRRFILLITTIILVSIITFGVFQILPGDPIRTMLGTEADATQIENLRSELGLDRPLYEQYSDWMKGLLTGELGNSIRFSMPVKDLLFDRLPVTISLAGLTLCIVLIVSIPLGMFAARRQNKLSDVSLSTVTQIGMAVPSFWLGMMLILYVGMRFDVFKISGYIPWTESVSGALSTLVLPALTIAIPQIAVNFRYVRTAVLEQLQLDYVRTIRSKGMSEQNVMYKHVLKNSMIPILTVFGLIMAEVVAGTIIVEQVFSLPGVGQLLITAISNRDFPLVQGIVMYITVAVVMINFIVDILYSVLDPRIRLR from the coding sequence ATGATGTATTTAATACGTCGCTTCATCTTGTTAATAACAACCATCATTCTAGTATCTATAATTACATTTGGTGTTTTTCAAATTTTACCTGGTGATCCCATTCGTACGATGTTAGGTACGGAAGCAGACGCCACACAAATTGAAAATTTGCGGTCCGAACTTGGTTTGGACCGCCCCCTTTATGAACAATATTCTGATTGGATGAAGGGATTATTGACAGGAGAATTAGGCAATTCAATTCGCTTTTCAATGCCAGTAAAGGATTTATTATTTGATAGGCTTCCTGTAACGATATCGCTTGCCGGGCTCACCCTGTGCATAGTATTAATCGTTTCTATACCTCTAGGGATGTTCGCTGCTCGTAGACAAAATAAGTTGAGTGATGTGTCGTTATCAACAGTGACACAAATTGGTATGGCTGTTCCATCATTTTGGTTAGGGATGATGTTGATTTTATATGTTGGGATGAGGTTTGATGTATTTAAAATTAGTGGCTATATTCCATGGACAGAAAGTGTGTCAGGTGCGCTAAGTACATTAGTGCTACCAGCCTTAACAATCGCGATTCCGCAAATTGCTGTCAATTTCCGTTATGTACGGACTGCTGTTTTAGAGCAATTGCAGCTCGATTATGTACGCACGATTCGCAGTAAGGGGATGTCCGAGCAAAATGTGATGTACAAGCATGTGTTAAAAAACTCAATGATTCCTATTTTAACAGTGTTTGGGCTTATAATGGCTGAGGTGGTAGCGGGGACAATTATAGTAGAGCAAGTATTCTCACTGCCAGGTGTTGGCCAGCTGCTCATTACAGCCATTAGTAATCGCGACTTTCCTCTCGTTCAAGGAATCGTCATGTATATTACTGTAGCGGTTGTCATGATTAATTTTATCGTGGATATTTTGTATTCCGTATTAGATCCGAGAATTCGATTACGATGA
- a CDS encoding ABC transporter permease, giving the protein MKNIKRYTKNINLIIGLLIVVGFFLVIIVSFFYTPFDVNAMNISEKLKGPSSVYFFGTDEFGRDIFSRIMKGTQTAFAVGILTVVIGVTFGILIGAITGYVGGWIDEICMRFMDALMAFPGIILALMLVAIFGPGVVNTAIALGIIAIPGIARIARSGFVQHRDAEYVLAAKLIGVNPFKIMFRHILPNISSQIIVAATVTFATAMLAEAALSYLGLGVQPPNPSWGRMLKDSQAYLTSAPWYIYAPGGAITLLVLGLYMLSNAFRDFMDPRSKA; this is encoded by the coding sequence ATGAAAAATATAAAAAGGTATACTAAAAATATTAACTTAATCATTGGTCTACTAATCGTTGTCGGATTTTTCCTGGTGATTATTGTTAGTTTTTTTTACACCCCGTTTGATGTGAACGCGATGAATATTTCAGAAAAATTAAAAGGGCCAAGTAGTGTGTATTTCTTTGGGACCGATGAATTTGGTCGTGATATTTTTAGCCGTATTATGAAGGGCACACAAACAGCTTTTGCAGTGGGTATATTAACGGTAGTAATCGGCGTGACATTTGGTATTTTAATCGGTGCTATCACTGGCTATGTCGGTGGTTGGATTGACGAAATTTGCATGCGTTTTATGGACGCTCTAATGGCATTTCCGGGCATTATTTTAGCGTTAATGTTAGTGGCCATTTTTGGACCAGGAGTTGTCAATACCGCAATCGCGTTAGGTATTATAGCGATACCAGGCATTGCACGAATTGCCCGTAGTGGCTTTGTGCAACACCGAGATGCAGAATATGTACTTGCTGCTAAACTAATTGGTGTAAATCCTTTTAAAATCATGTTCCGTCATATTTTACCTAATATTTCATCACAAATTATTGTAGCAGCGACGGTGACATTTGCGACGGCAATGTTAGCGGAGGCGGCGCTTAGTTATTTAGGGCTTGGTGTACAACCTCCAAACCCAAGTTGGGGGCGTATGTTAAAAGATTCACAGGCATATTTAACGAGTGCACCTTGGTACATATATGCACCGGGGGGAGCTATCACATTACTAGTACTTGGGCTGTACATGCTCAGCAACGCATTTCGCGATTTTATGGACCCACGTTCAAAAGCCTAG
- a CDS encoding rhodanese-like domain-containing protein, with protein sequence MKRFLAAIVLVMLALVGCSSEESESYKTIELTEIEAYTAKGYEVIDVREPDEFAAGHIPDAQNLPLSTLQSGADLISLNQDGKYIIICRSGNRSQQASEILHEQGYTVVNVKEGMSSWTGPVSK encoded by the coding sequence ATGAAACGTTTTTTAGCAGCGATCGTTCTTGTGATGCTCGCGCTTGTCGGCTGTTCAAGCGAAGAAAGCGAAAGTTACAAAACCATCGAATTAACTGAAATCGAAGCGTACACAGCAAAAGGCTATGAGGTCATTGACGTACGTGAGCCCGATGAATTCGCAGCTGGGCATATTCCGGATGCACAAAATCTGCCTTTATCTACCCTTCAATCAGGAGCTGACCTTATTTCCTTAAATCAAGATGGCAAATACATTATTATTTGTCGTAGTGGCAACCGCTCTCAGCAAGCGAGTGAAATTTTACACGAGCAAGGCTATACCGTCGTCAATGTCAAAGAAGGCATGTCGAGTTGGACAGGGCCGGTGAGTAAATAA